The Paraburkholderia caffeinilytica genome segment GATGGGCATCAAGACCATCATGGTGACCGGCGACAACCGGTTGACGGCAGCGGCGATTGCAGCAGAAGCGGGCGTCGATGATTTCCTCGCCGAAGCCACGCCGGAAGCGAAGCTCGCGACGATCCGTTCGCACCAGGCCGAAGGCCGCCTCGTGGCGATGACCGGCGACGGCACCAACGACGCCCCGGCGCTCGCACAAGCCGATGTGGCAGTGGCGATGAACACCGGCACGCAGGCCGCGAAAGAGGCCGGCAACATGGTCGACCTCGATTCGAATCCGACCAAGCTGATCGAGATCGTCGAGATCGGCAAGCAGATGCTGATGACGCGCGGCTCGCTCACCACGTTCTCGATTGCGAACGACGTGGCCAAGTACTTCGCGATCATCCCGGCGGCGTTCGCAACGACCTATCCCGCGCTGAATGCGCTGAACGTGATGCATCTGGCCACACCGGCCTCGGCGATCATGTCGGCGGTGATTTTCAACGCGCTGATCATCGTGCTGCTGATTCCGCTGGCGCTCAAAGGCGTGCGTTATCGCGCGCTCGGCGCGGCGATCCTGCTGCGCCGCAATCTGCTGATCTATGGCTTGGGCGGGATCATCGTGCCGTTCATCGGCATCAAGCTGATCGATATGGTGCTGGCCGCCTTCGGCTGGGTTTGAGCCGCGGCTGTTCAAGAGGAATGACTCATCATGAAAAATCTGTTCCGTCCGTTGATCGTGATCTTCGCGGTGCTGACCGCCGTCACCGGTCTCGCTTATCCCGCCGTGATGACCGTGGTCGGTCAGGCGGCCTTCAACAACCAGGCTAACGGCAGCATGCTCGAGCAGGACGGCAAGGTGGTCGGCTCGAAGCTGATCGGCCAGCAGTTCGATGCGCCGCAGTACTTCTGGGGCCGTCTGTCGGCCACCAGTCCGATGCCGTACAACCCGCAGGCTTCGGGCGGTTCGAACCTCGGTCCGACCAACCCGGCGTTGCTCGATGAAGTCAAAGGCCGCATCGACGCGTTGAAGGCGGCCGGCACGGATATGTCGAAGCCGGTGCCGGTCGATCTGGTGACGTCCTCGGGCAGCGGTCTCGATCCTGAGATCAGCCAGGCGGCGGCCGCCTATCAGATCGAACGCGTCGCCAAGGCGCGTAAGCTCGCTACCAACGATGTGCAGGCGCTGGTCGATCGTTATACGAGCGGCCGTCAGTTCGGTATTTTCGGTGAGCCGCGTGTGAATGTGCTGCAACTGAATCTGGCGCTCGATGA includes the following:
- the kdpC gene encoding potassium-transporting ATPase subunit KdpC, which gives rise to MKNLFRPLIVIFAVLTAVTGLAYPAVMTVVGQAAFNNQANGSMLEQDGKVVGSKLIGQQFDAPQYFWGRLSATSPMPYNPQASGGSNLGPTNPALLDEVKGRIDALKAAGTDMSKPVPVDLVTSSGSGLDPEISQAAAAYQIERVAKARKLATNDVQALVDRYTSGRQFGIFGEPRVNVLQLNLALDEMKHG